The following are encoded together in the Bradyrhizobium algeriense genome:
- a CDS encoding DUF692 domain-containing protein, giving the protein MNVASRLPDTSAAALADRPATSAKPPFLGFGLGLRHQHYDEILGGNPPIDWFEVISENYMLPGGQPLRTLDRICERYPVVMHGVSMSIASTAPPNFEYLQALKDLAKRVEPKWVSDHLCWTGVHGKNLHDLLPIPYTKEALDHVVSRVQLVQDFLGRAIVLENVSTYVQFNNSEMPEWEFLSELSRRAGCWLLFDVNNVYVSAFNHGYDPMTFLNGIPADRVVQFHMAGHSHMGTHIIDTHDHPVCEDVWELYAAALKRFGRVSTMIERDDNIPPLDELLIEIARTREMAEKILPAGKQTG; this is encoded by the coding sequence ATGAACGTCGCGAGCAGATTGCCAGACACTTCGGCGGCCGCGCTTGCAGACCGTCCGGCGACATCGGCCAAGCCGCCCTTCCTCGGTTTCGGGCTCGGCCTGCGCCACCAGCATTACGACGAAATCCTGGGCGGCAATCCGCCGATCGACTGGTTCGAGGTCATCAGCGAAAATTACATGCTGCCCGGCGGCCAACCGCTGCGCACGCTCGATCGCATTTGCGAACGCTATCCCGTGGTGATGCACGGCGTGTCGATGTCGATCGCCTCCACCGCGCCGCCGAATTTCGAATATCTGCAAGCCTTGAAGGATCTCGCCAAGCGCGTCGAGCCGAAATGGGTGTCGGACCATCTATGCTGGACCGGCGTCCACGGCAAGAACCTGCATGATCTCTTGCCGATTCCTTACACGAAGGAAGCGCTCGATCACGTCGTCAGCCGCGTCCAGCTGGTGCAGGACTTCCTCGGCCGCGCCATCGTGCTGGAGAATGTCTCGACCTACGTTCAGTTCAACAATTCCGAAATGCCGGAATGGGAATTCCTGTCCGAGTTGTCGCGACGCGCCGGATGCTGGCTGTTGTTCGACGTCAACAACGTCTATGTCAGCGCCTTCAACCACGGCTACGATCCCATGACCTTCCTCAATGGAATTCCGGCGGATCGCGTGGTGCAGTTTCACATGGCCGGCCACAGCCACATGGGCACCCATATCATCGACACCCACGACCACCCGGTGTGCGAGGATGTCTGGGAGCTCTATGCCGCAGCCCTGAAACGCTTTGGCCGGGTCTCGACCATGATCGAGCGCGACGACAACATTCCGCCGCTCGACGAACTGCTGATCGAGATTGCCAGGACCCGCGAGATGGCCGAAAAAATTCTGCCGGCAGGCAAGCAGACGGGATGA